In Candidatus Nanopelagicales bacterium, a single genomic region encodes these proteins:
- a CDS encoding NAD(P)-dependent alcohol dehydrogenase produces MDVKAYAAPAPSAPLELTTIQRRDLGPDDILIEIKYAGICHSDIHQGREEWGQGIFPMVPGHEIAGVVTEVGANVTKFKVGDHAGVGCFVDTCRECVNCKAGDNNYCLGHSVVTYNGVEKDKSTPTYGGYSSHIVMDENYALHIPAGLDLAQAAPLLCAGITTYSPLSQWNVGPGKKVAIVGLGGLGHMGLKIAKAMGAEVTLISHSPHKEEDAKRLGADHFLLSTDKDAWKAARYSFDFILNTVSVNINVDRYMSLLGMRGVMCMVGIPSDPLSVQTGSLVASQKSLTGSSIGSITETQEMLDFCAKHNLGADIEIIDIQDVNEAWDRVVASDVKFRFVIDIASLNK; encoded by the coding sequence ATGGACGTCAAGGCCTACGCGGCGCCAGCACCAAGCGCACCACTCGAACTCACCACCATCCAGCGTCGCGATCTTGGCCCCGATGACATCCTCATTGAAATCAAATACGCAGGCATCTGTCACTCAGACATTCACCAAGGCCGTGAGGAATGGGGCCAAGGAATCTTTCCAATGGTGCCTGGCCACGAAATTGCTGGAGTAGTCACTGAAGTTGGCGCAAACGTCACCAAGTTCAAGGTTGGCGATCATGCAGGCGTGGGCTGCTTCGTTGATACCTGTCGCGAATGCGTGAACTGCAAAGCTGGCGATAACAACTACTGCCTTGGTCACAGTGTGGTGACGTACAACGGTGTTGAAAAAGACAAGTCCACTCCGACATACGGTGGTTACTCCTCACACATCGTGATGGATGAAAACTATGCACTGCACATTCCTGCAGGTCTTGATCTTGCGCAAGCAGCACCACTGCTGTGCGCTGGCATCACCACGTACTCACCGCTCAGCCAATGGAACGTAGGCCCAGGTAAGAAAGTTGCCATTGTTGGTCTTGGCGGACTTGGCCACATGGGCTTGAAAATTGCTAAGGCCATGGGCGCTGAAGTGACGCTCATCAGTCACTCACCACATAAAGAAGAGGACGCAAAGCGCCTTGGTGCTGACCACTTCTTGCTCTCCACTGACAAAGATGCGTGGAAGGCAGCCCGCTACAGCTTCGACTTCATTCTCAACACTGTTTCCGTCAATATCAATGTTGATCGATACATGAGCCTGCTCGGTATGCGCGGAGTGATGTGCATGGTCGGTATTCCATCTGACCCACTGTCAGTGCAAACCGGTTCCTTGGTGGCCAGCCAAAAGAGCCTGACCGGCTCAAGCATCGGCAGCATCACTGAAACCCAAGAGATGCTGGACTTTTGCGCCAAGCACAACCTGGGTGCTGACATTGAAATCATCGACATTCAAGATGTGAACGAAGCTTGGGATCGCGTGGTTGCAAGTGATGTGAAGTTCCGCTTCGTGATTGATATTGCATCACTCAACAAGTAG
- a CDS encoding ROK family protein, whose translation MTTTLAIDCGGGGIKGSVLDDTGTMRAQPVRVPTPYPLSPALFVETLVALAKQLPKADRATIGLPGMIRHGVVIKTPHYITKSGPRSKVLPELVEAWEGFDARAALTEALGIPCKVLNDAEVHAAGVITGQGLEVVLTLGTGLGFALFDGGHLAPHLELSQIPVKPDVVFDNYIGEPERRRLGDALWSRRVVRLVDSFRPVFLWDRLYVGGGNSRHLTPTSVARLGDETVIVPNGAALIGGSRIWLLESR comes from the coding sequence ATGCGGGCCCAACCCGTGCGCGTGCCAACCCCCTACCCGCTTTCCCCTGCCTTGTTTGTGGAGACACTGGTCGCTCTGGCCAAGCAGCTCCCAAAGGCCGACCGAGCCACGATTGGCCTGCCCGGGATGATCCGCCACGGCGTGGTCATCAAGACCCCGCACTACATCACCAAGTCGGGCCCGCGCAGCAAGGTGCTGCCCGAACTTGTTGAGGCCTGGGAAGGCTTCGATGCTCGCGCTGCACTCACCGAAGCACTCGGCATCCCATGCAAGGTTCTCAACGATGCGGAAGTGCACGCTGCTGGCGTGATCACTGGTCAAGGTCTTGAAGTGGTTCTCACCCTTGGTACGGGTCTTGGTTTCGCATTATTTGACGGTGGTCACTTGGCGCCACATCTTGAACTCTCGCAAATTCCCGTAAAGCCCGACGTGGTCTTCGACAACTACATCGGTGAACCAGAACGGCGTCGCCTTGGTGATGCATTGTGGTCTCGACGCGTGGTTCGTCTCGTTGACAGTTTTCGCCCGGTGTTTCTTTGGGATCGTCTCTATGTTGGCGGCGGCAACTCAAGGCACCTCACGCCAACATCTGTTGCACGACTTGGTGATGAAACAGTGATTGTTCCTAACGGCGCAGCACTTATCGGCGGCTCACGTATTTGGCTTTTGGAATCTCGGTAA